Proteins from one Anthonomus grandis grandis chromosome 8, icAntGran1.3, whole genome shotgun sequence genomic window:
- the LOC126739750 gene encoding piggyBac transposable element-derived protein 5-like — translation MTEDKLLKQGEYDYSISSDGISLIKRKDKEAVHILTNHHDPTVKSSVQRKQKDGSKIPVPCPMAPVDYKSNMNFVDRFDQKKSSYELDRKSKKWWMRIFFHLIDCCVVNSFTLYRLRGLKRLPLKDFRRRVVDGLLAERYVQISADHKTQLEASRK, via the coding sequence ATGACTGAAGATAAACTTTTAAAGCAAGGTGAATATGATTATTCAATAAGTTCTGATGGGATCAGTTTGATTAAACGGAAAGACAAAGAAGCAGTCCATATTTTGACCAATCATCATGATCCAACGGTAAAAAGCTCTGTGCAACGAAAACAAAAGGATGGTAGTAAAATCCCTGTTCCTTGTCCTATGGCACCGGTGGACTACAAAAGTAACATGAACTTTGTGGACCGTTTCGACCAAAAGAAATCATCTTATGAGCTAgatcgtaaaagtaaaaaatggtgGATGAGAATTTTTTTCCATCTCATTGATTGCTGCGTTGTCAATTCGTTCACTCTTTATCGACTAAGAGGTCTAAAAAGGTTACCCCTAAAAGATTTTCGTCGAAGAGTTGTTGATGGGTTATTGGCAGAACGATACGTCCAAATTAGTGCAGATCATAAAACGCAATTGGAAGcttcaagaaaataa